From one Brachypodium distachyon strain Bd21 chromosome 4, Brachypodium_distachyon_v3.0, whole genome shotgun sequence genomic stretch:
- the LOC100829640 gene encoding beta-glucuronosyltransferase GlcAT14B, with protein sequence MKPLVHAAAAVDRRWLLPLAAGSALSLLLLVLLTTIPLPFFPSASSPSPTLFVEHKLAPTPPSSRAGDPLPRIAYLVSGSARDAPALRRVLLALYHPRNLYILHLDAEAPDSDRADLAAGLAAHPAISAAGNVRVVEKANLVTYRGPTMVASTLHAAAALLWGHSGAGGSDWDWFINLSASDYPLVTQDDLLHVFSKLPRDLNFIDHTSNIGWKEFQRAKPVIIDPGLYMKKKADVFWIPQRRSVPTAFKLFTGSAWMALSRPLVEYSIWGWDNLPRTVLMYYSNFISSPEGYFHTVVCNAEEFKNTTVNHDLHYISWDNPPKQHPHYLTIDDLDRMVASDAPFARKFHADDPVLDKIDAEILFRGPDMPTPGGWCAGTQENGSDPCSAIGNATLLQPGRGAVRLERLITSLLSEEKFHPRQCK encoded by the exons ATGAAGCCCCTggtccacgccgccgcggcggtggacCGCCGGTGGCTGCtcccgctcgccgccggctccgcgctctcgctgctcctcctcgtcctcctcacCACCATCCCgctccccttcttcccctccgcctcctcgccttccCCGACCCTCTTCGTCGAGCACAAGCTCGCCCCGACCCCGCCCTCCTCCCGCGCCGGCGACCCGCTGCCCCGCATCGCCTACCTCGTCTCCGGATCCGCGCGCGACGCCCCCGCGCTCCGCCGCGTGCTCCTCGCGCTGTACCACCCGAGGAACCTCTACATCCTCCACCTGGACGCCGAGGCGCCCGACTCCGACCGGGCGGACCTCGCCGCGGGGCTCGCCGCGCACCCggccatctccgccgccgggaacgtgcgcgtcgtcgagaagGCCAATCTCGTCACCTACCGGGGCCCCACCATGGTCGCCAGCAcgctccacgccgccgccgcgctcctctgGGGCcactccggcgccggcggctccgACTGGGACTGGTTCATCAACCTCTCCGCCTCCGATTACCCGCTCGTCACGCAGGACG ATCTGCTACATGTGTTCTCCAAGCTGCCGCGTGATCTCAACTTCATCGACCACACCAGCAACATCGGATGGAAGGA GTTTCAGAGGGCCAAGCCGGTCATCATCGACCCAGGGCTCTacatgaagaagaaggcagATGTGTTTTGGATACCGCAGCGGCGCAGCGTGCCAACGGCCTTCAAACTCTTCACTG GTTCTGCTTGGATGGCACTGTCTAGGCCGCTTGTCGAATACAGCATATGGGGCTGGGACAACCTACCTCGCACTGTACTCATGTACTATTCCAACTTCATCTCCTCACCAGAAGGTTACTTCCACACTGTGGTCTGCAACGCCGAGGAATTCAAGAACACCACGGTGAACCATGACCTGCACTACATCTCATGGGACAACCCTCCAAAGCAGCATCCTCACTACCTGACGATCGACGACTTGGACAGGATGGTTGCAAGTGATGCCCCATTTGCTCGGAAATTCCACGCGGATGACCCAGTGCTGGACAAGATAGACGCAGAGATCCTGTTCCGTGGCCCTGACATGCCTACTCCCGGAGGCTGGTGCGCAGGGACACAAGAGAACGGGAGCGACCCTTGCTCAGCCATTGGCAACGCCACCCTCCTTCAGCCCGGCCGTGGAGCTGTACGGCTGGAGCGGCTCATCACGTCACTCCTGTCAGAGGAGAAGTTCCACCCACGGCAGTGCAAGTAA
- the LOC100839643 gene encoding protein yippee-like: MGRLFLMSLAPTGAIYSCKHCQTHLAYAHHIVSKMFRCKHGKAYLFDKVVNVNDGEKDDRMMTTGLHTVCDIFCVGCGAILGWKYVSAFEKSQRYKEGKFILERCKIHGGGPTDRIQLWAEHDARISESEDDDQDTM; encoded by the exons ATGGGGCGGCTCTTCTTGATGAGCCTGGCGCCCACCGGCGCCATCTACTCCTGCAAGCACTGCCAGACCCACCTCGCCTACGCCCACCACATCGTCTCCAAG ATGTTCCGCTGCAAGCACGGCAAGGCCTACCTCTTCGACAAGGT TGTCAATGTGAATGATGGGGAGAAGGATGACCGGATGATGACCACCGGCCTGCACACCGTCTGCGACATCTTCTGCGTCGGCTGCGGAGCCATCCTCGGATGGAAATAT GTTTCTGCATTTGAGAAGAGCCAGAGGTACAAGGAGGGCAAGTTCATCCTTGAGAG GTGCAAGATACACGGTGGCGGCCCTACCGATCGGATCCAGCTGTGGGCTGAGCATGATGCTCGGATTAGCGAGAGCGAGGATGATGATCAGGACACCATGTGA
- the LOC100823920 gene encoding pollen allergen Phl p 1 — protein MAASSSQVMLAMALLAALLSLAHGIPKVPPGPNITATYNGKWLDAKSTWYGRPEGAGPKDNGGACGYKDVDKPPFNGMTSCGNTPIFRDGRGCGSCFEIKCDKPAEFCSGQPVLVHITDDNEEPIAAYHFDLSGKAFGSMAKKGQEQKLRGCGEVEIQFRRVKCYYPLGTKVTYHVEKGSNPNYLALLVKFVGGDGDVVAVEVQEKGKYNWIPLKESWGAVWRIDTAKPLKGPLSVRYTTDGGTKAVSPDVIPEKWKPDTMYVAKY, from the coding sequence atggccgcctcctcctctcagGTGATGCTTGCCATGGCGCTCCTGGCGGCGCTCCTGAGCCTCGCCCACGGCATCCCCAAGGTGCCCCCAGGCCCCAACATCACGGCCACCTACAACGGCAAATGGCTGGACGCCAAGAGCACATGGTACGGCAGGCCCGAAGGCGCCGGGCCCAAGGACAACGGCGGCGCCTGCGGCTACAAGGACGTCGACAAGCCGCCCTTCAACGGCATGACATCCTGCGGCAACACGCCCATCTTCCGGGACGGGCGCGGCTGCGGCTCCTGCTTCGAGATCAAGTGCGACAAGCCGGCCGAGTTCTGCTCCGGGCAGCCCGTCCTCGTCCACATCACCGACGACAACGAGGAGCCCATCGCCGCATACCACTTCGACCTCTCCGGCAAGGCCTTCGGGTCCATGGCCAAGAAGGGGCAGGAGCAGAAGCTGCGTGGCTGTGGAGAAGTGGAGATCCAGTTCCGGAGGGTGAAATGCTACTACCCGCTGGGCACCAAGGTGACCTACCATGTCGAGAAGGGGTCTAACCCGAATTACCTGGCGTTGTTGGTCAAGTTTGTCGGTGGAGATGGGGATGTGGTGGCCGTGGAAGTCCAGGAGAAGGGCAAGTATAACTGGATCCCGCTCAAGGAGTCATGGGGCGCCGTCTGGAGGATTGATACCGCGAAGCCGCTCAAGGGGCCGCTTAGCGTGAGGTACACTACTGATGGCGGCACCAAGGCAGTCTCACCGGATGTCATCCCTGAGAAGTGGAAGCCCGACACCATGTATGTCGCCAAGTACTGA
- the LOC104584824 gene encoding B3 domain-containing protein At3g18960, whose amino-acid sequence MAAAALSGGGAVRRRKFFKVLLPGTFESSLWLPPKFAAGLEACPPGIAVATLRDPAGRSWRVDLDRRGGNSVCFTGKGWRGFVSCCGLSAGNFLVFDHLAALDFAVDPFDASGCSLDAIVTPPVKLKVDEDDDTASRCHQDTLSSGNDNNNGGRSPAGTKRKRKRSPNATTAARLSRAALP is encoded by the exons atggcagcagcagcgctcagcggcggcggcgccgtacGCCGGCGGAAGTTCTTCAAGGTCCTCCTGCCCGGCACCTTCGAATCCAGCCTG TGGCTGCCGCCCAAGTTCGCGGCGGGGCTGGAGGCTTGCCCGCCGGGCATCGCCGTGGCCACGCTGCGTGACCCCGCGGGCCGCTCATGGCGCGTCGACCTCgaccgccgcggcggcaaCAGCGTGTGCTTCACGGGGAAAGGGTGGCGCGGCTTCGTCTCCTGCTGCGGCCTCTCCGCCGGCAACTTCCTGGTGTTCGACCACCTCGCCGCCCTCGACTTCGCCGTCGACCCCTTCGACGCCTCCGGCTGCAGCCTCGACGCCATCGTTACTCCCCCCGTGAAGCTCAAggtcgacgaagacgacgacaccgccAGCCGCTGCCACCAAGACACCCTGTCCTCCGGCAATGATAATAACAACGGTGGCCGGAGCCCGGCCGggacgaagaggaagaggaagcgcTCGCCGAATGCCActacg GCGGCACGGCTCTCCCGTGCTGCCCTGCCCTGA
- the LOC100844928 gene encoding putative vesicle-associated membrane protein 726, producing MAAQGEEGGRLIYAMVARGTVVVAEQTAYTGNFRDIAAQCLQKLPAGDNRFTYTCDGHTFTFLIHHGYAYCVVASESAGREIPLAFLDNIKDEFVRRYAGGKADTAAANSLTRDFGPKLKEQMQYCMDHPEELSRLSKVKVQVSEVKGIMLDNIDKAIDRGEHIDVLVSRTEQLHDQAADFRTQGTRVRRRMWYQNMKARLIVGGIVVAVVLIVVLTACHDRCH from the exons ATGGCGGCGCAAGGGGAGGAGGGTGGGCGGCTGATATACGCGATGGTGGCGCGGGGgacggtggtggtggcggagcAGACGGCGTACACGGGCAACTTCCGGGACATCGCGGCGCAGTGCCTGCAGAAACTCCCCGCCGGCGACAACCGCTTCACCTACACCTGCGACGGACACACTTTCACCTTCCTCATCCACCACGGCTACG CCTACTGCGTGGTGGCGAGCGAGTCTGCTGGGCGTGAGATCCCTCTGGCCTTTCTGGACAACATCAAGGACGAGTTCGTCAGGAGATACGCCGGAGGCAAAgccgacaccgccgccgccaacagCCTCACCCGGGATTTCGG ACCGAAGCTCAAGGAGCAGATGCAGTACTGCATGGATCATCCGGAGGAGCTGAGCAGGCTGTCCAAGGTCAAAGTCCAGGTCTCCGAGGTCAAAGGCATCATGCTCGACAACATCGACAAG GCCATCGACCGTGGGGAACACATCGACGTGCTGGTGAGCAGGACGGAGCAGCTCCACGACCAGGCAGCGGATTTCAGGACGCAGGGGACGCGTGTCAGGCGCCGGATGTGGTACCAGAACATGAAGGCCAGGCTCATCGTCGGCggcatcgtcgtcgccgtcgtcctcatcgtcgtcctcACCGCTTGCCATGACAGATGCCACTAG
- the LOC104584825 gene encoding acanthoscurrin-2, which produces MARSRAAAAAMAKLICFLAVVVFFLALAEARDVPAAATATTTTAAATKVGTKKVAAAGLGEQKTFLPPVVGGYGGGVGGFAGAGGVGGFGGAVGGIGSALGGVGGGVGGIGGVGGGVGGIGGVSSLGGAGGGIGGLGGLGGGGLGGLGGGGLGGGSGGGIGGLGGGGLGGGSGGIGGGGLGGGSAGLGGGGAGGLGGGIGHGGGGGGCIHP; this is translated from the coding sequence ATGGCCAGGtctcgcgccgctgccgccgcaatGGCCAAGCTCATCTGCTTCctggccgtcgtcgtcttcttcctcgcgctGGCTGAGGCCAGGGACGTGCCTGCAGCTGCCACTGCCACGACtacgacagcagcagcaaccaagGTTGGCACgaagaaggtggcggcggcggggctgggcGAGCAGAAGACGTTCCTGCCGCCGGTGGTAGGAGggtacggcggcggcgtcggaggattcgctggcgctggcggcgtGGGAGGCTTCGGCGGAGCCGTCGGGGGAATCGGCAGTGCGCTTGGTGGCGTCGGTGGTGGCGTTGGAGGGATCGGAGGTGTCGGTGGCGGCGTTGGAGGGATCGGAGGCGTTAGTAGCCTCGgtggagccggcggcggcatcggtGGGCTTGGCGGGCTCGGTGGTGGTGGGCTTGGCGGGCTTGGCGGTGgtgggctcggcggcggctccggtggTGGAATCGGCGGTCTCGGAGGAGGCGGTTTGGGCGGTGGCTCCGGCGGtatcggaggcggcggcctgggCGGTGGCTCCGCTGGTCTtggaggcggtggtgccggcgggCTCGGCGGTGGCATCggccatggtggcggcggcggtggatgcATCCACCCGTGA
- the LOC100828834 gene encoding hordoindoline-A → MKTFFFLLALLSLSLAASSAFAQCNDVQGQGGYGQCHEDQIKKLDLCQDYMMERCREIGSWRWVPNCEDLRRQCCEQMSETSQQYRCKAICKGFQRELSDLLRQSAELGPPFTPSLQEQVPKLMQRANSLPSMCNMNPGYCNISPIGDCY, encoded by the coding sequence ATgaagaccttcttcttcctccttgctcTCCTTTCTCTGAGCCTGGCAGCAAGCAGTGCCTTTGCTCAATGCAACGATGTTCAAGGCCAGGGTGGTTATGGGCAATGCCATGAGGACCAGATAAAGAAGCTGGACCTTTGCCAGGATTACATGATGGAGCGTTGCAGGGAGATCGGGTCATGGAGATGGGTCCCAAACTGCGAGGACTTGCGGCGCCAGTGCTGCGAGCAGATGTCGGAGACGTCGCAGCAGTACCGCTGCAAGGCCATCTGCAAGGGGTTCCAACGCGAGCTGAGTGATTTACTGAGACAGAGTGCCGAATTGGGTCCTCCTTTCACTCCTTCCCTGCAAGAGCAGGTTCCCAAGCTGATGCAGAGGGCCAACAGCCTGCCCTCCATGTGCAACATGAACCCAGGCTACTGCAACATCTCCCCCATCGGAGATTGCTACTGA
- the LOC100834547 gene encoding cation/H(+) antiporter 28, producing the protein MDCSMTSSVLSANYNTILFEFGVTLVSSKILYALLRKLYQPRVFSDLLLGILLAQFRILSVTNAINLVFAKLGPFVFAPYLFALGVEMDPFALLLDAAAVVAYAGILSTAALAALLHSAVVLPVTGFVHENSLRAFLGLAAVLANTASPVLTRLATDLKIAKTNVGRLAVGAGVTSDMVTTLLIALGSMVWRDGDADAVTSSAYLAQPVLTGAALLAVAMSGFASRAMAEWVDGRNPEGRRMRGFDLSLVALAAAAMCWVVSALRLDFNMAAFMVGLAFPSEGRVSRLLVSKTNFVLSSFVLPLYVAHVCLSLRQTTDDIEAAGIEPDSQVFRIYVMQLPFPWWKVLFATAMGTLGKLAGCAGVGLLKGLGWLEALALGMLLNVKGYFHIYCALAAFEAGIITDKAFMALIFMVALNVAVTPVVGMGIASWARRTVQWRLMGLQHHDPATELRLVVGLHGAQDVPTLAFLVESLRSNGGGGGGRSLACYAVDMVQLTDQTAAAIVKGGGFDGVTVVDEEVSEMRKLIGEALDAYISSDVKVRRLLALSSFQDMHSDMCICAEDAMAALILLPFHKAQCLDGTMDAAGLHYGFRLVNQKVLQLAPCSVGIMVDRGLGRLQQQNQQQQNQTPVNVMVVFIGGADDREALTLAAFVCKHPGIRLTALRIVQSAAAQARAKARTSLFESKSRRNILHLQAAASNEELQAQADDKFFAEFYRKHVAGNKGGVGYLEKHVADGAELVSVLRGMQGDYRLLVVGKGRDRNSVLTEGLDEWAECLELGPVGDILASSDFSATASVLIVQQYDAKKHYKVIDDEFMPL; encoded by the coding sequence atggaTTGCTCGATGACGAGCAGCGTGCTTTCGGCCAACTACAACACGATCCTGTTCGAGTTCGGGGTGACGCTGGTGTCGAGCAAGATCCTGTACGCGCTCCTCCGCAAGCTGTACCAGCCGCGCGTCTTCTccgacctcctcctcggcatccttttgGCGCAGTTCCGCATCCTCTCCGTCACCAACGCCATCAATCTCGTCTTCGCCAAGCTCGGCCCCTTCGTCTTCGCCCCCTACCTCTTCGCCCTCGGCGTCGAGATGGACCCCTTcgcgctcctcctcgacgccgccgccgtcgtcgcctaCGCCGGGAtcctctccaccgccgccctcgccgcgctGCTCCACTCCGCCGTCGTCCTCCCCGTCACCGGCTTCGTCCACGAGAACTCCCTCCGGGCCTtcctcggcctcgccgccgtgctcgccAACACGGCCTCGCCCGTGCTCACGCGGCTCGCCACGGACCTCAAGATCGCCAAGACAAACGTCGGCCGCCTGGCGGTCGGCGCCGGGGTGACCTCCGACATGGTCACCACGCTGCTCATCGCGCTGGGAAGCATGGTGTGGCGCGacggcgacgccgacgccgtgaCCTCGAGCGCCTACCTGGCGCAGCCGGTGCTGACGGGGGCGGCGTTGCTGGCCGTGGCCATGTCCGGGTTCGCGTCTCGGGCCATGGCGGAGTGGGTGGACGGGCGGAACCCGGAAGGCCGGCGGATGCGCGGCTTCGACCTGTCGCTCgtggcgctcgccgccgccgccatgtgcTGGGTCGTGTCGGCGCTGCGGCTGGACTTCAATATGGCGGCGTTCATGGTGGGGCTGGCGTTCCCCAGCGAAGGCCGGGTGTCGAGGCTGCTGGTGAGCAAGACCAACTTCGTGCTCAGCTCCTTCGTGCTGCCGCTCTACGTGGCGCACGTGTGCCTGTCGCTCCGGCAGACCACGGACGACATCGAGGCGGCCGGGATCGAACCGGACAGCCAGGTGTTCCGCATCTACGTCATGCAGCTGCCGTTCCCGTGGTGGAAGGTCTTGTTCGCCACGGCCATGGGCACGCTGGGCAAGCTCGCCGGCTGCGCGGGCGTCGGGCTGTTGAAAGGGCTCGGGTGGCTggaggcgctggcgctggGGATGCTGCTCAACGTCAAGGGCTACTTCCACATCTACTGCGCGCTGGCGGCGTTCGAGGCCGGGATCATCACGGACAAGGCCTTCATGGCGCTCATCTTCATGGTGGCGCTCAACGTGGCCGTCACGCCCGTGGTCGGCATGGGCATCGCGTCCTGGGCGCGCCGGACCGTGCAGTGGCGCCTCATGGGGCTGCAGCACCACGACCCGGCCACCGAGCTCCGCCTCGTGGTGGGGCTCCACGGCGCCCAGGACGTGCCGACGCTGGCGTTCCTGGTGGAGTCCCTGCggagcaacggcggcggcggcggcgggaggtcCCTGGCGTGCTACGCCGTGGACATGGTGCAGCTGACGGaccagacggcggcggccatcgtGAAGGGCGGCGGGTTCGACGGCGTGACGGTGGTGGACGAGGAGGTGTCGGAGATGCGCAAGCTCATCGGCGAGGCCCTGGACGCGTACATCAGCAGCGACGTCAAGGTGCGCCGGCTTCTGGCGCTGTCGTCGTTCCAGGACATGCACAGCGACATGTGCATCTGCGCCGAGGACGCCATGGCGGCGCTCATCCTGCTCCCCTTCCACAAGGCCCAATGCCTGGACGGCACCAtggacgccgcggggctccacTACGGGTTCCGCCTGGTGAACCAGAAGGTGCTGCAGCTCGCGCCATGCTCCGTGGGGATCATGGTGGACCGCGGCCTCGGCCGGCTTCAACAGCAAAAtcaacaacagcaaaaccagaCGCCGGTGAATGTGATGGTGGTGTTcatcggcggcgcggacgacaGGGAGGCGCTGACGCTGGCGGCGTTCGTCTGCAAGCACCCCGGGATCCGTCTGACGGCGCTGCGGATCGTgcagagcgcggcggcgcaggcgagggCGAAGGCGAGGACGAGCCTGTTCGAGTCCAAGAGCCGGCGGAACATCCTGCacctgcaggcggcggcgtcgaacGAGGAGCTGCAGGCGCAGGCGGACGACAAGTTCTTCGCGGAGTTCTACCGGAAGCACGTGGCCGGGAACAAGGGCGGCGTGGGGTACCTGGAGAAGCACGTGGCGGACGGCGCCGAGCTCGTGTCGGTGCTCAGGGGGATGCAGGGGGACTACCGGCTCTTGGTCGTCGGCAAGGGGAGGGACCGGAACTCGGTGCTCACGGAAGGGCTGGACGAGTGGGCCGAGTGCCTCGAGCTCGGCCCAGTCGGCGacatcctcgcctcctccgacttctccgccaccgcctccgtcCTCATCGTCCAGCAGTACGACGCCAAGAAGCACTACAAGGTCATCGACGACGAGTTCATGCCCCTGTAA